One Brassica oleracea var. oleracea cultivar TO1000 chromosome C7, BOL, whole genome shotgun sequence genomic window carries:
- the LOC106302095 gene encoding indole-3-acetic acid-amido synthetase GH3.17 has protein sequence MIPSYDPNDTEAGLKLLEDLTSNAEAIQEQVLHEILSQNSGTQYLRAFLDGESDKNQQSFKNKVPVVNYDDIKPFIQRIADGESSDIVSVQPITELLTSSGTSAGKPKLMPSTAKELDRKTFFYSMLVPVMNKYVNGLDEGKGMYLLFIKPEIKTPSGLMARPVLTSYYKSQHFRNRPFNKYNIYTSPDQTILCQDSKQSMYCQLLCGLVQRSHVLRVGAVFASAFLRAVKFLEDHYKELCADIRTGTITSWITDSACRDSVLSILEGPNQELADEIESECAEKSWEGILRRLWPKAKYVEVIVTGSMAQYIPTLEFYSGGLPLVSTMYASSECYFGINLNPLCDPSDVSYTLLPNMAYFEFLPVDDKSHEEIHFASQSNAEDDDSIKEDLIVDLVNVEVGRYYEIVITTFTGLYRYRVGDILKVTGFYNKAPQFRFVERRNVVLSIDTDKTSEEDLLNAVTQAKLNHLQQPSSLLLTEYTSYADTSSIPGHYVLFWELKPRYNNDPPKLDDKTMEKCCSEVEDRLDYVYRRCRNKDKSIGPLEIRVVSLGTFDLLMDFCVSQGSSVNQYKTPRCVKSGGALEILDSRVIGSFFSKRVPQWEPLGLDS, from the exons ATGATACCCAGTTACGACCCAAATGATACAGAGGCTGGTCTCAAGCTTCTCGAGGATCTAACCTCAAATGCAGAAGCCATTCAAGAACAAGTTCTCCACGAAATACTCTCTCAAAATTCTGGAACTCAATATCTCCGAGCATTTCTTGATGGAGAATCCGACAAGAATCAACAAAGTTTCAAGAACAAAGTCCCTGTGGTAAATTACGACGATATAAAGCCTTTCATTCAACGAATCGCCGATGGAGAATCCTCTGATATCGTCTCCGTTCAACCCATCACAGAGCTCCTCACTAG CTCGGGGACTTCTGCAGGAAAGCCGAAATTGATGCCTTCTACAGCTAAAGAATTGGACAGGAAAACATTTTTCTACAGCATGCTTGTGCCTGTCATGAACAA ATATGTGAATGGGCTAGATGAAGGAAAAGGGATGTATCTTCTTTTCATAAAACCTGAGATCAAGACTCCTTCAGGTCTAATGGCACGTCCTGTGTTGACTAGTTACTACAAAAGTCAGCATTTCAGGAACAGACCATTCAATAAGTACAACATCTACACAAGCCCTGACCAGACAATTCTCTGTCAAGACAGCAAACAGAGCATGTACTGTCAGCTTCTCTGTGGTTTAGTCCAACGATCTCATGTCCTAAGAGTTGGAGCTGTCTTTGCCTCTGCCTTTCTTCGAGCGGTCAAGTTTTTGGAAGATCATTACAAGGAGCTTTGCGCAGACATTAGAACCGGTACTATCACCAGCTGGATCACTGACTCAGCCTGCAGAGACTCGGTTTTATCGATTCTTGAAGGACCAAATCAAGAACTGGCTGATGAAATTGAGTCTGAGTGTGCTGAGAAGTCATGGGAAGGGATTTTAAGGAGGCTATGGCCTAAGGCTAAGTATGTTGAGGTGATTGTGACAGGTTCGATGGCTCAATACATTCCAACACTAGAGTTTTATAGCGGTGGTTTACCTTTGGTTTCAACCATGTATGCTTCCTCTGAGTGTTACTTTGGTATCAACCTTAATCCGCTTTGTGATCCTTCGGATGTTTCGTATACGCTTCTTCCTAACATGGCATACTTCGAGTTCTTGCCTGTTGATGACAAATCTCATGAAGAGATTCACTTTGCTTCGCAGTCTAACGCCGAAGATGATGATTCTATCAAGGAAGATCTTATTGTCGACCTTGTTAATGTGGAAGTTGGTCGATACTACGAAATTGTCATTACTACGTTCACAG GTTTATACAGATACAGAGTGGGTGATATTCTAAAAGTGACCGGTTTCTACAACAAAGCGCCTCAATTTCGTTTCGTGGAACGAAGAAACGTTGTATTAAGCATAGATACCGACAAAACAAGCGAGGAAGATCTATTAAACGCGGTGACACAAGCTAAACTTAACCATCTCCAACAACCTTCAAGCCTCTTGCTCACGGAGTACACTAGCTATGCGGACACGTCATCGATCCCGGGGCATTACGTGCTCTTCTGGGAGCTAAAGCCACGTTACAACAACGACCCACCAAAGCTAGACGACAAGACAATGGAGAAATGCTGTTCTGAGGTTGAGGATCGTTTGGATTACGTGTACAGGAGATGCAGGAACAAAGATAAATCTATTGGGCCATTGGAGATAAGAGTTGTGAGTTTGGGGACTTTTGATTTGCTGATGGATTTTTGTGTCTCGCAAGGATCTTCGGTGAATCAGTACAAGACTCCAAGATGTGTTAAATCTGGAGGAGCTCTTGAGATTCTTGATTCCAGAGTTATTGGGAGTTTCTTCAGTAAGAGAGTTCCTCAATGGGAACCACTTGGTTTAGATTCTTAG